One Paraburkholderia phytofirmans OLGA172 genomic window carries:
- a CDS encoding LuxR C-terminal-related transcriptional regulator has translation MDLTWSVALVQTKMAPPRLPPGIVRRTALLERLGEPCDRELAVVIAPAGSGKTTLLAEWSEVLCAREHLVAWLSLDEDDDDPQQFAAYLVAALGRTSEDIGQQAQQLLRDDLMAPGKTIVSVLLNEIASCGRQVFLVLDDFDRSPSRLIRAMVSRLLRYAPQNFHLLLGVRSEPELALGQLPTQGKLLRIDAADLRFSVDDAQTFFRQAGGVSLDRSSVELLNEATEGWVAGLQLASLALRDTADAAQVAHTLSGTRLGIDRYLDDTVLVRLPAPILKFLLHTSILDRLGAGVCDAVMGEGARSWEKLDWLERHNVFTRPLDEERQWYRYHSLLSDALRRRIARQCAAQLPTLHRRASRWFAEARLWPEAIRHALAAGEMELAARWIENCATAMVNRSDVLTLSGWIAKLPPALVQERLRLRLTKAWALALSLQTAEAAREVKALAAQIAQFRADGTLTDAALPAEVNAVSAIIAGLNDDSSRSLVLAKEAATYPLPNLPWVSRFAETAQIFGLLSEGNFDEVRRIQASTPACGDANQVPLYADVYRESMFGLAELVQGRLQDAVRTLEAALARAESALGCDSAAAALPAGYLASIYYERDDLARAQKMVSGRTAIAMETCPLGSLLRYTCSAARLYARGGDVGSAHAVLEDARQVAAARQWLRLRVGCDAEAVRFYLSQGRLVQARQTAETLRLAMPPACSPLTGSFIEIWASYSMMRARLLLAQGHAGDAVTLLETLRDEMATSGRWYLDALVSILLTLALEQQGERARAFATLEHALGIAQPTGMINGLVDEGAPLRALLERWRGTAANVASFDPTYLDRLFSAFDTNHRSEDDTPRVPSAVLSAREIEILDHIARGLSNKEIGRALRVAPETVKWHLKNIFEKLNVSSRVEAAQSGLGLSRASRTETSARASL, from the coding sequence GTGGATCTGACCTGGAGCGTGGCCCTGGTCCAGACCAAGATGGCGCCGCCGCGATTACCGCCCGGCATCGTGCGCCGCACGGCGCTGCTCGAACGTCTGGGCGAACCGTGTGATCGGGAGCTGGCCGTCGTCATTGCCCCGGCGGGTTCCGGCAAGACGACGTTGCTTGCCGAATGGAGCGAGGTGCTGTGTGCAAGAGAGCACCTTGTGGCGTGGTTGAGCCTCGACGAGGACGACGACGATCCGCAGCAGTTTGCCGCCTATCTGGTGGCTGCGCTGGGCCGCACGTCGGAAGACATCGGGCAGCAAGCGCAGCAGCTGTTGCGCGACGACCTGATGGCGCCGGGAAAAACGATCGTCTCCGTGCTGCTCAACGAAATTGCCTCTTGCGGTCGTCAGGTCTTTCTTGTGCTGGACGACTTCGACCGTTCGCCCTCGAGACTTATTCGCGCGATGGTGTCGCGGCTATTGCGCTACGCGCCGCAGAACTTTCATTTGCTGCTTGGCGTGCGCAGCGAGCCTGAACTCGCGCTCGGTCAATTGCCCACCCAGGGCAAACTGCTGCGAATCGATGCGGCCGATCTGCGGTTTTCCGTCGACGACGCCCAGACGTTTTTCCGGCAGGCAGGTGGGGTGTCGCTCGACCGTTCCAGCGTCGAGTTGTTGAATGAAGCGACAGAAGGGTGGGTGGCAGGCTTGCAGCTTGCCTCGCTCGCATTGCGCGACACGGCCGATGCGGCGCAGGTCGCGCACACGTTATCGGGAACGCGCCTGGGAATCGACCGCTATCTGGACGACACGGTCCTGGTGCGGCTGCCGGCGCCGATCCTGAAATTCCTGCTGCATACGTCGATTCTCGATCGGCTCGGTGCGGGCGTCTGCGATGCTGTGATGGGAGAAGGCGCACGCAGTTGGGAGAAGCTCGATTGGTTGGAACGGCATAACGTATTCACCCGGCCACTCGACGAGGAGCGGCAGTGGTATCGCTACCATTCGTTGCTCTCAGACGCGCTGCGGCGTCGCATAGCGCGCCAATGTGCGGCGCAATTGCCGACCTTGCATCGGCGCGCGAGCCGTTGGTTTGCCGAGGCGCGGCTATGGCCCGAGGCGATCAGGCACGCCCTCGCGGCTGGCGAGATGGAACTCGCGGCACGTTGGATCGAAAACTGCGCAACGGCGATGGTAAATCGCAGCGATGTGCTCACGCTGTCGGGCTGGATCGCCAAGCTGCCGCCCGCGCTCGTGCAAGAGCGGCTGAGGCTGCGTCTTACGAAGGCATGGGCGCTGGCGCTCTCGTTGCAAACCGCTGAGGCGGCGCGCGAGGTGAAAGCCCTTGCCGCGCAGATCGCGCAATTCCGTGCCGACGGCACGCTTACCGATGCCGCGCTGCCCGCAGAGGTCAACGCGGTCAGTGCGATCATCGCCGGTCTCAACGACGATAGCTCGCGCTCGCTCGTGCTTGCCAAAGAGGCGGCGACATACCCGCTGCCGAACCTGCCGTGGGTGAGCCGTTTTGCTGAAACGGCGCAAATATTTGGTTTGTTATCCGAAGGAAACTTTGACGAAGTGCGGCGGATTCAGGCGTCGACGCCGGCCTGCGGCGACGCGAATCAGGTACCGCTCTACGCCGACGTGTACCGGGAAAGCATGTTTGGGCTCGCCGAGCTCGTGCAAGGCAGGTTGCAGGATGCCGTGCGGACTCTCGAGGCGGCGCTTGCGCGGGCCGAAAGCGCACTCGGCTGCGATTCGGCGGCCGCTGCGCTTCCCGCGGGCTATCTGGCATCGATCTATTACGAGCGCGACGATCTCGCGCGTGCCCAGAAGATGGTATCGGGCCGCACTGCGATCGCAATGGAAACCTGCCCGCTGGGTTCGCTGCTGCGTTACACGTGTTCGGCTGCGCGGCTCTACGCGCGCGGCGGCGACGTCGGATCGGCGCACGCCGTACTCGAGGATGCGCGGCAGGTAGCGGCCGCACGGCAATGGCTGCGTCTGCGCGTGGGGTGCGATGCCGAGGCGGTGCGGTTCTATCTCAGCCAGGGGAGGCTTGTTCAGGCGAGGCAGACAGCTGAGACGCTGCGCCTTGCCATGCCGCCGGCGTGCTCTCCCCTCACTGGCAGTTTTATAGAAATCTGGGCCAGCTACTCGATGATGCGCGCGCGCCTCCTGCTTGCGCAGGGGCATGCGGGTGACGCGGTGACACTGCTCGAAACGCTGCGTGACGAGATGGCCACATCAGGCCGATGGTACCTCGATGCGCTCGTCTCGATCCTGCTGACGCTCGCCCTTGAACAGCAAGGCGAGCGTGCGCGCGCATTTGCCACGCTTGAGCACGCGCTGGGGATTGCGCAGCCGACCGGCATGATTAACGGGTTGGTGGATGAAGGCGCGCCGCTGCGCGCGTTGTTGGAGCGCTGGCGGGGCACGGCCGCCAACGTTGCATCGTTCGATCCGACGTACCTCGACCGGTTATTTTCCGCATTCGATACCAATCATCGGAGTGAGGACGATACGCCGCGTGTCCCGTCGGCTGTGCTCAGCGCGCGCGAAATCGAGATCCTCGATCATATTGCCCGCGGCTTGTCGAACAAGGAGATCGGCCGGGCGCTGCGCGTTGCGCCCGAAACAGTGAAATGGCATCTGAAAAACATCTTCGAAAAACTAAATGTGAGCTCGCGGGTGGAAGCTGCGCAGAGTGGTCTGGGCTTGTCGCGTGCTTCTCGCACGGAAACATCTGCGCGAGCCAGTCTATGA
- a CDS encoding transposase has product MRGTAVSLDGVYDCRQNRKAIFNRGMVPNINPNSRGRKRPRRGRKPLFDPAIFEERFRTIERLFAWDDKFRRLLHRFDRLSKLYYTFKTLAYTINLGHYCRG; this is encoded by the coding sequence ATGCGGGGCACCGCCGTGAGTCTCGATGGCGTGTACGATTGCCGGCAGAACCGCAAAGCCATTTTCAACCGCGGCATGGTTCCGAACATCAACCCGAATTCACGCGGTAGAAAGCGACCCAGGCGGGGACGCAAACCGCTGTTCGACCCGGCCATCTTCGAAGAGCGGTTCCGTACCATCGAGCGGCTGTTCGCCTGGGACGACAAGTTCCGTCGCCTGCTGCATCGCTTTGACCGTCTCAGTAAGTTGTACTACACATTCAAAACGCTGGCTTATACGATCAATCTGGGGCACTACTGTCGAGGCTGA
- a CDS encoding NADP-dependent isocitrate dehydrogenase, with protein sequence MSTQQPTIIYTLTDEAPLLATSAFLPIIRTFTAPAGIHVSTSDISVAGRILGEFPEFLTEAQRVPDSLSELGRLTLLPDTNIIKLPNISASVHQLVGAIKELQAKGYAVPDFPEEPKTDAEKAIRQRYSKCLGSAVNPVLREGNSDRRAPAAVKGYARKNPHSMGEWSMASRTHVAHMKHGDFYHGEKSMTVDHARDVKMELLTQSGKAIVLKPEVSLLAGEIIDSMFMSKRALCDFYEEQMEDARKTGVMLSLHVKATMMKVSHPIVFGHAVKIFYKEAFEKHGKLFDELGVNVNNGLVNLYDKLESLPSSKREEIIRDLHACHEHRPELAMVDSAKGISNLHAPNDVIVDASMPAMIRIGGKMWGADGRPKDTKAVIPESTFARIYQEIINFCKTNGNFDPVTMGTVPNVGLMAQQAEEYGSHDKTFEVPEAGEARIVDLATGEVLLTQNVEEGDIWRMCQVKDAPIRDWVKLAVTRARNSGMPAIFWLDPYRPHEAEMIKKVETYLKDHDTTGLDIQIMSQVRAMRYTLERVIRGLDTISVTGNILRDYLTDLFPIMELGTSAKMLSIVPLMAGGGMYETGAGGSAPKHVKQLVEENHLRWDSLGEFLALAVSLEELGIKTGNDKARILAKTLDAATGKLLENNKNPSPRTGQLDNRGSQFYLAMYWAQELAAQTEDAALATQFAPLARQLTDNEQIIVAELSAVQGNAADIGGYYKPDPEKLDAVMRPSNTLNAAFAAIQAQENRSAL encoded by the coding sequence ATGAGTACCCAGCAACCCACGATCATCTATACCCTGACCGACGAGGCTCCGCTGCTGGCGACCAGTGCCTTCCTGCCCATCATCCGCACGTTCACCGCGCCGGCCGGAATCCACGTCAGCACCAGCGACATCTCAGTAGCCGGCCGCATCTTGGGTGAATTCCCGGAATTCCTGACCGAGGCGCAACGGGTGCCCGACAGCTTGAGCGAGCTCGGTCGCCTGACCCTGCTGCCCGACACCAACATCATCAAGCTGCCCAACATCAGCGCCTCGGTTCACCAACTGGTCGGCGCCATTAAGGAACTGCAGGCCAAGGGCTATGCGGTGCCGGATTTCCCTGAAGAGCCGAAGACCGACGCCGAGAAAGCGATCCGCCAACGCTATTCCAAGTGCCTTGGCAGCGCGGTCAATCCGGTGCTGCGCGAGGGCAACTCGGACCGCCGCGCACCTGCCGCCGTAAAGGGCTACGCCCGCAAGAATCCGCATAGCATGGGCGAGTGGAGCATGGCTTCGCGCACCCACGTGGCCCACATGAAGCACGGCGACTTCTACCATGGCGAAAAGTCCATGACCGTGGACCACGCACGCGACGTGAAGATGGAACTGCTTACCCAAAGCGGTAAGGCCATTGTGCTCAAACCCGAAGTGTCGCTGCTGGCCGGCGAGATCATCGACAGCATGTTCATGAGCAAGAGGGCGCTGTGCGACTTCTATGAAGAGCAGATGGAAGACGCCCGCAAGACCGGCGTCATGCTGTCGCTCCACGTCAAGGCCACGATGATGAAGGTCTCGCACCCCATCGTCTTCGGCCACGCGGTGAAGATTTTCTACAAGGAAGCCTTCGAGAAGCACGGCAAGCTGTTCGACGAACTGGGCGTCAACGTCAACAACGGCCTCGTCAACCTGTACGACAAGCTGGAAAGCCTGCCCAGCTCGAAGCGCGAAGAAATCATCCGCGACCTGCACGCCTGCCACGAGCACCGCCCCGAACTGGCGATGGTGGACTCGGCCAAGGGCATCTCGAACCTGCATGCCCCCAACGACGTCATCGTGGACGCCTCGATGCCGGCCATGATCCGCATCGGCGGCAAGATGTGGGGCGCCGACGGCCGTCCGAAGGACACCAAGGCCGTGATACCGGAAAGCACGTTCGCCCGCATCTACCAGGAGATCATCAACTTCTGCAAGACCAACGGCAACTTCGACCCGGTCACCATGGGCACCGTGCCCAACGTTGGGCTGATGGCCCAGCAGGCCGAGGAATACGGCTCGCACGACAAGACCTTTGAAGTGCCCGAAGCGGGCGAGGCCCGCATCGTCGACCTCGCCACCGGCGAAGTGCTGCTCACGCAGAACGTTGAAGAAGGCGACATCTGGCGCATGTGCCAGGTCAAGGACGCGCCGATCCGCGACTGGGTCAAGCTGGCCGTCACGCGCGCCCGCAACTCCGGTATGCCGGCCATCTTCTGGCTGGACCCGTACCGCCCGCACGAAGCGGAGATGATCAAGAAAGTCGAGACCTACCTCAAGGACCACGACACCACTGGCCTCGACATCCAGATCATGTCGCAGGTGCGCGCCATGCGTTACACGCTGGAGCGCGTCATCCGCGGCCTCGACACCATCTCGGTCACGGGTAATATCCTGCGCGACTATCTCACCGACCTGTTCCCTATCATGGAACTGGGCACCAGCGCGAAGATGCTCTCCATTGTTCCGCTGATGGCTGGCGGCGGTATGTACGAAACCGGTGCTGGCGGCTCGGCGCCCAAGCACGTCAAGCAACTCGTGGAAGAAAACCACCTGCGCTGGGATTCGCTGGGTGAATTCCTGGCGCTGGCCGTCTCACTGGAAGAGTTGGGTATCAAGACTGGCAACGACAAGGCAAGAATTCTGGCTAAAACGCTGGATGCCGCCACGGGCAAGCTGCTGGAGAACAACAAGAACCCGTCGCCCAGGACGGGGCAACTGGATAACCGTGGCAGCCAGTTCTACCTCGCCATGTATTGGGCCCAAGAATTGGCGGCGCAAACAGAAGACGCCGCGTTGGCCACACAGTTCGCACCGCTGGCGAGGCAACTGACTGACAACGAGCAGATCATCGTGGCCGAGTTGTCAGCTGTGCAAGGCAATGCGGCAGACATTGGCGGCTATTACAAGCCCGACCCCGAAAAACTGGACGCCGTGATGCGGCCGAGCAACACGCTGAATGCGGCGTTCGCGGCGATTCAGGCTCAAGAAAATCGATCTGCCCTGTAA
- a CDS encoding DUF4148 domain-containing protein produces MKRFTSVLAHVAPPITVVTLAATVALCSVPAFAQDVAQPASPLTHAQVMDQLYQLESVGYDPTATNYPGDIDAAERRLALQQAEQKQASDHSVTMRANHSQ; encoded by the coding sequence ATGAAGCGGTTCACTTCGGTATTGGCCCACGTGGCCCCACCCATCACAGTCGTGACCCTCGCGGCGACGGTCGCTTTATGCAGCGTACCTGCTTTCGCGCAGGACGTGGCGCAGCCTGCGTCGCCGCTCACGCACGCTCAGGTGATGGACCAACTGTATCAGCTTGAATCAGTGGGTTATGATCCGACCGCGACCAACTATCCGGGCGATATCGACGCAGCGGAGCGACGGCTAGCGCTTCAGCAAGCCGAGCAGAAGCAGGCCAGCGACCACAGCGTGACCATGCGAGCGAACCATAGTCAGTAA
- a CDS encoding response regulator: MDQAGANGPYTHTVLIVDDLPVNVAVVAPHLEDRAISVLVAQNGFDALRKAQLTRPDLILLDVKMPGMDGFETCRRLKLDARTSEIPVIFMTARSASEDIVHGLSAGGVDYITKPIQIPELLARINNHLAVHSLHRQLAERNATLQREMLVRLQVEVALQRAHDELENRVGQRTAELAQANDLLRSENLERKQVEAQLRGSKARLANAQRLAHIGDWEWEGVDAGLYWSEEALNVMDISPGISEPGWPNALRIVYRADRKTVMHAIHNLIRHGTPYCIDCRIVVSRGHLRTIQAQGEVKYSTDGRTLGIVGTIQDITERKSIEQQLLASREQLREVSAYLEAAREEERKFIAREIHDDLGQTLTALKLDLALLRKRLAGDEVSSTKLAMMHRLAENAVWTVRNVASRLRPAALNFGIVSALEWLTDDFNQHNTAVCRFHLRGNEPSLNDTEATAVFRIAQESLTNVARHAGATKVSVTLVTSDSRVSLFVSDDGRGLARDNSIKRSTFGLLGMEERARLIGASLQIASAHGGGTVISVDLALNGRTAP; this comes from the coding sequence ATGGACCAAGCTGGCGCCAACGGACCTTATACGCATACTGTCTTGATCGTCGACGACTTGCCGGTCAATGTCGCAGTCGTGGCTCCGCATCTCGAGGATCGTGCCATTAGCGTTCTTGTCGCGCAAAATGGTTTCGACGCGTTGCGCAAGGCGCAGCTCACGCGTCCCGATCTAATATTACTCGACGTGAAAATGCCGGGTATGGACGGATTCGAAACGTGTCGCCGTTTGAAGCTCGACGCTCGAACTAGCGAGATCCCGGTTATTTTCATGACCGCCCGGTCAGCAAGCGAAGACATTGTTCATGGCCTGTCGGCAGGAGGGGTCGACTACATAACCAAGCCAATTCAGATCCCGGAACTTCTTGCCCGAATCAACAATCACCTTGCCGTACACTCACTTCATCGGCAGCTCGCTGAGCGGAACGCGACATTGCAGCGCGAGATGCTGGTCCGACTGCAAGTGGAAGTGGCACTACAACGAGCACACGACGAGCTGGAAAACCGGGTGGGACAGCGCACAGCTGAGCTAGCACAGGCAAACGACCTTCTACGGTCGGAAAATCTCGAACGGAAGCAGGTCGAGGCACAACTCCGAGGCAGCAAGGCACGTCTGGCGAACGCGCAACGGCTAGCGCATATTGGAGACTGGGAATGGGAAGGTGTCGATGCCGGATTGTATTGGTCGGAGGAAGCGTTGAATGTGATGGACATAAGTCCGGGGATATCCGAGCCAGGTTGGCCCAACGCGTTGCGCATTGTGTATCGTGCAGATCGCAAGACAGTAATGCATGCGATACACAATCTCATCCGGCACGGGACCCCCTACTGCATTGACTGCCGCATCGTTGTATCCCGGGGTCATTTGCGAACGATCCAGGCTCAGGGCGAAGTCAAATATTCAACCGACGGACGCACGCTAGGTATAGTCGGAACGATCCAGGACATCACGGAGCGGAAATCCATTGAACAGCAGTTGCTCGCCTCCCGGGAGCAGCTTCGTGAGGTTTCCGCATATCTGGAGGCTGCGCGTGAGGAAGAAAGAAAATTCATTGCCCGGGAAATTCACGATGATTTAGGTCAGACGTTGACTGCCCTGAAGCTTGACCTTGCGTTGCTTCGAAAACGGCTCGCAGGTGATGAGGTCAGCTCAACCAAACTTGCGATGATGCACCGCTTGGCGGAAAATGCCGTCTGGACTGTCAGAAACGTGGCCAGCAGACTGCGACCTGCGGCACTAAACTTCGGAATCGTGTCTGCGTTGGAATGGCTTACCGATGACTTCAACCAGCACAACACCGCAGTATGCCGATTCCATCTCCGCGGCAACGAGCCCAGTCTGAACGACACAGAGGCGACGGCGGTATTCAGAATAGCTCAGGAATCGCTCACAAATGTCGCTCGCCATGCAGGGGCGACCAAGGTTAGCGTCACCTTGGTCACATCGGATTCCCGGGTCTCGCTCTTTGTGTCCGACGACGGACGAGGATTGGCCAGAGACAATTCTATAAAGCGAAGTACGTTCGGCTTGCTAGGCATGGAGGAGAGGGCGCGGCTCATCGGTGCGTCCCTGCAAATCGCGAGTGCCCATGGCGGCGGCACGGTTATCTCAGTCGACCTCGCTTTGAACGGGAGGACGGCGCCATGA
- a CDS encoding porin — MRSSYRHKRFAVAAGIVLGNVGTAAHAQSSVTLYGIVDSAILYTSKTLDLANGQNAGHQFSLITGGQAPSLFGLKGEEDLGGGMKAIFELESGIDLSTGGLTDSNGNFFGRQAWVGLTGSFGTAKAGVQYSPFVLSLIATDPRSVSYFGSGVPLYISNVFVTGIFNSNAISYTSPTIAGLQGSAMLALGGTAGDFQAGRQYSASLNYTLGQFKISAAMYSGNSGGTAATTPVPSTVAFSGRTVGASYRFGDLTMKALFVNFKTAGSFDNRIYGGGLNYRVTPAVDIDAGVWYTSDGNDTSNHSIMAATGLTYSLSKATAIYGQLGYVYNHGLMNTGLSTNGALFGVAGSTVGVAAGIRHSF, encoded by the coding sequence ATGAGGTCATCGTATCGCCACAAACGCTTTGCCGTTGCTGCCGGTATCGTGCTTGGAAACGTCGGGACGGCTGCACATGCGCAAAGCAGTGTGACGCTCTATGGCATTGTCGATAGCGCAATCCTGTACACAAGCAAAACCCTCGATCTCGCGAACGGGCAAAACGCCGGTCATCAATTCTCGCTAATCACGGGCGGCCAGGCTCCGTCGCTTTTCGGCTTGAAAGGCGAGGAAGATCTCGGCGGAGGAATGAAGGCAATTTTCGAACTGGAAAGCGGCATCGACCTCTCCACTGGCGGCCTCACCGATTCGAATGGCAACTTTTTTGGCCGCCAGGCGTGGGTCGGCTTGACCGGCAGCTTCGGCACCGCGAAAGCCGGTGTGCAATATTCGCCGTTCGTCCTGTCGCTGATCGCCACCGACCCGCGCAGTGTTTCTTATTTCGGCAGCGGGGTGCCGCTCTACATCAGCAATGTCTTCGTTACGGGCATATTCAATTCGAACGCGATTTCGTACACAAGCCCGACAATCGCCGGTCTGCAAGGCAGCGCGATGCTCGCGCTGGGCGGCACGGCGGGCGATTTTCAGGCCGGCCGGCAATACTCCGCCAGTCTGAACTACACGCTCGGTCAGTTCAAGATCAGCGCTGCCATGTACAGCGGCAACTCCGGCGGCACGGCAGCCACGACGCCGGTGCCCAGCACCGTCGCTTTCTCGGGACGCACCGTCGGGGCGAGCTACCGCTTCGGGGACTTGACGATGAAAGCTTTGTTCGTCAATTTCAAAACCGCCGGCTCTTTCGATAACCGCATCTATGGTGGCGGCCTGAACTACCGGGTGACTCCCGCGGTAGATATCGACGCGGGGGTCTGGTATACGAGCGACGGCAACGACACCAGCAACCATTCGATCATGGCGGCGACCGGTTTAACCTATAGCCTCTCCAAAGCGACCGCGATCTACGGACAACTCGGCTATGTCTACAACCACGGGTTGATGAATACCGGTTTGTCGACCAACGGCGCCCTCTTCGGGGTGGCAGGTTCCACCGTCGGCGTCGCTGCGGGCATCCGCCATTCGTTCTGA
- a CDS encoding response regulator transcription factor — protein MIRILVADDHAIVRHGVKQVVADTSDITVAAEATNGNEVVEKLRGNDIDLVLLDLAMPGISSLDLVRRVRTEAPTVPIIIFSMHDERQVVSRALRAGAAGYITKDSDPDLITDAIRKVASGGRFMDPRLVNSMIFNSSPDEVLPDILSDREYRVLELLAVGKTVNEIAEDLHLSAKTVSTHKVNLMHKLSIGNIADLIRYALAHGVSPR, from the coding sequence ATGATCCGCATTTTAGTTGCAGACGATCACGCCATCGTGCGCCATGGAGTGAAACAGGTCGTCGCAGACACCAGCGATATAACGGTTGCAGCAGAAGCTACAAACGGCAACGAGGTTGTGGAAAAGTTGCGTGGCAACGATATTGACCTCGTGCTGCTCGACCTCGCCATGCCCGGCATCAGCAGTCTGGATCTGGTGAGACGCGTCCGCACTGAAGCGCCGACAGTACCCATCATCATTTTCAGCATGCACGACGAGCGGCAGGTCGTCTCTCGTGCCCTGAGGGCCGGCGCGGCCGGCTACATTACGAAGGATAGTGATCCGGATCTAATCACAGACGCCATCCGCAAAGTGGCAAGCGGCGGCAGGTTCATGGATCCGCGGCTGGTCAATTCGATGATCTTCAACAGCTCACCCGACGAAGTGCTCCCTGACATCCTTTCTGACAGGGAGTACCGGGTACTGGAGCTGCTGGCGGTAGGCAAAACCGTCAATGAGATCGCGGAAGATCTGCACCTCAGCGCAAAGACCGTGAGCACGCACAAGGTGAACCTCATGCACAAATTGAGCATTGGGAACATCGCAGATTTGATTCGATATGCCCTCGCGCACGGCGTCTCGCCTCGCTAA
- a CDS encoding fatty acid--CoA ligase, translating into MPKASESRQVRLTPSAYAYPLLIKQLLHTPLATCPEQEIVYRDQTRHNYWTFRHRIGQLASGLLEIDVGPGDTVAVMDWDSHRYLECYFAVPMTGAVLMTANVRLSPEQLAYTLNHSGARALLINADFLPMLAEMRDKLEHIDRFVLLDDTGSTAVPDDFVDEYENLLARSSPDFAFPDFDENTVATTFYTTGTTGLPKGVCFSHRQIVLHTLAETAALTSAPRQGRIHRDDVYMPMTPMFHVHAWGMPYVATMLGLKQVYPGRYAPDSLLELMMRERVTFSHGVPTLLQMVLSCPAAAAADLRGWKVVVGGSALPRVLAQTALERGIDVFTGYGMSETGPILTLAQVKTATPADTSHELDMRTRTGLPVPLVELRIVDEQMHDVAHDGKTSGEIVARAPWLTYGYVGDPAASERLWAGGYLHTNDIGVIDSQGYLQITDRLKDVIKSGGEWVSSFELEDLISQHPAVAEVAVVCVKDAKWGERPLPLIVLKAGEFADEQSIQKHLKEYAIRGVISQYAVPERVVFVDAIDKTSVGKVDKKLLRAKYQTAG; encoded by the coding sequence ATGCCTAAAGCCAGCGAGAGCCGACAGGTCCGGCTGACCCCTTCAGCGTATGCCTACCCGCTGCTGATCAAGCAGTTGCTCCATACGCCGCTTGCCACCTGCCCGGAGCAGGAAATCGTCTACCGCGACCAGACGCGCCATAACTATTGGACCTTTCGCCACCGTATCGGACAGCTCGCCAGCGGACTGCTGGAAATCGACGTCGGACCCGGCGATACAGTCGCGGTGATGGATTGGGACAGCCACCGCTACCTCGAATGCTATTTCGCGGTGCCGATGACAGGCGCGGTGCTGATGACGGCGAACGTGCGCCTGAGTCCTGAGCAGCTTGCCTATACGCTGAACCATTCCGGTGCGCGCGCGCTCCTGATCAACGCGGATTTCCTGCCGATGCTCGCAGAAATGCGCGACAAGCTCGAGCACATCGATCGCTTCGTATTGCTCGATGACACTGGCTCGACCGCCGTGCCCGATGACTTCGTCGACGAGTACGAAAACCTGCTGGCGCGGTCCTCGCCCGACTTCGCGTTTCCCGACTTCGATGAAAACACGGTGGCCACGACGTTCTACACGACGGGCACGACTGGGCTGCCTAAAGGCGTCTGCTTCAGTCACCGGCAGATCGTGCTGCATACCCTGGCCGAGACGGCGGCGTTGACCAGTGCGCCGCGGCAGGGCCGTATCCACCGTGACGACGTCTATATGCCGATGACGCCGATGTTCCACGTGCACGCGTGGGGCATGCCTTATGTGGCGACTATGCTCGGCCTGAAACAGGTCTATCCCGGCCGCTATGCGCCGGACTCCCTACTCGAACTGATGATGCGTGAGCGCGTGACGTTCTCGCACGGCGTGCCCACGCTTTTACAAATGGTCCTGTCATGTCCGGCTGCCGCCGCGGCCGACTTGCGCGGTTGGAAAGTCGTCGTTGGCGGCTCGGCGCTGCCTCGCGTCCTTGCGCAGACGGCGCTCGAGCGCGGCATCGACGTCTTCACTGGCTACGGCATGTCGGAGACGGGGCCCATCCTCACGCTTGCGCAGGTCAAGACCGCCACGCCTGCTGACACATCCCACGAACTCGACATGCGCACGCGAACGGGGCTGCCGGTGCCGCTCGTCGAACTGCGCATTGTCGACGAACAGATGCACGACGTCGCGCACGACGGCAAAACCAGCGGTGAGATCGTGGCAAGAGCACCGTGGCTCACCTACGGGTACGTCGGCGACCCCGCCGCGTCCGAAAGGTTGTGGGCCGGCGGTTATCTGCACACGAACGACATCGGGGTCATTGACAGTCAGGGCTACCTGCAGATCACCGATCGACTCAAGGATGTCATAAAGTCCGGCGGCGAATGGGTGTCGTCGTTCGAACTGGAAGATCTTATTTCCCAGCATCCGGCTGTCGCCGAAGTCGCCGTCGTCTGCGTGAAAGACGCTAAATGGGGCGAACGTCCGCTGCCGCTGATCGTGCTCAAGGCAGGCGAGTTTGCTGACGAGCAGTCCATTCAGAAGCACTTGAAGGAATATGCGATCCGCGGCGTCATTTCGCAATATGCCGTACCCGAGCGGGTGGTGTTCGTCGACGCAATCGACAAGACGAGCGTCGGGAAGGTCGACAAAAAATTGTTGCGGGCGAAGTATCAAACCGCCGGATAG